From a region of the Lactuca sativa cultivar Salinas chromosome 4, Lsat_Salinas_v11, whole genome shotgun sequence genome:
- the LOC111879975 gene encoding uncharacterized protein LOC111879975, with protein MAEAHTKRHHENDGDSQIENTKRHRSSYINEQQETLQDLSDFFTNFSSDPFLYFTQQPDNASASNIKKELVEEDDEKERAIRHLFEASDDELGIPSRVEDGGDDGEVGVCGGGGDDIAGEEYGDFSLALCDGLWELEDEAANYYTLLQSELFMQ; from the coding sequence ATGGCGGAAGCACACACCAAACGCCACCACGAAAATGACGGCGACTCTCAAATTGAAAATACAAAACGCCATAGAAGTTCTTACATTAATGAACAACAAGAAACTTTGCAAGATTTATCAGATTTCTTCACAAATTTTTCTTCCGACCCATTTCTTTATTTCACCCAACAACCAGATAACGCCTCAGCCTCAAACATAAAGAAAGAACTGGTCGAAGAAGATGATGAGAAAGAAAGGGCTATTAGACACCTGTTTGAAGCTTCCGACGATGAGCTAGGTATACCCAGCAGGGTTGAGGATGGCGGAGACGATGGGGAAGTTGGTGTCTGTGGCGGAGGTGGTGATGATATAGCCGGAGAAGAATACGGGGATTTTTCGTTGGCTTTATGTGATGGGTTATGGGAGCTTGAAGATGAGGCTGCTAATTATTACACTCTGTTGCAAAGTGAACTTTTTATGCAATAG